In a genomic window of Streptomyces pristinaespiralis:
- a CDS encoding acyl-CoA dehydrogenase translates to MTAPVTAPAPAAAGHRPSTPGPATGPGAHGGAPPGAAERAAWLENLLGDPDDPRNPHGYTPLLDADDRREIPAATEALLTDAGLTAELVPHELGGRLIRPDLLAQVLRPLFRRDVALGFGHGITSLFGASAVWAAGDTAQREATARVLLAGGRTPILHHELAHANAILRDEFTARPTPDGGFVLSGRKDVVINADRADAYVMYARTASSTGPRSHSVLLLDPERLPPGGLRRLPRALTPGMRGSRFAGLEFTDCPAGADTLVGDLGDGVPLALRTYQVNRCLIPATVVAGVDSVLRFAVRAAVTGRPAGVPPRRWHTVLAGVFADLLACDSMAVTGLRALSLLPDSSHLLAAAVKMTMPDLLREDLEELSTVLGAHGYDRGPRYGGFQKLVRDLPVAGLGHAGTAACQAVIVPQLPTLARRSWFRTDEPAGRLFLPRAPLPAFDYRALTLTGSDDVLTASLIGTAERLAPLRTTSDAWAALADLADAFVQEMRALREQCAALPDITHAALVDPRVCALADRYALVLAAAACLGVWQGQDGTGTFLSDPAWAVLALTRIGRRLGVPVPELPGNTTKAVLEEVLARYRDHRSFDLYDTRLAG, encoded by the coding sequence GTGACCGCACCCGTGACCGCGCCCGCCCCGGCAGCGGCGGGCCACCGACCGAGCACCCCCGGGCCCGCCACGGGCCCGGGGGCGCACGGCGGCGCCCCGCCCGGCGCCGCCGAGCGGGCCGCCTGGCTGGAGAACCTCCTCGGCGACCCCGACGACCCGCGCAACCCGCACGGCTACACACCCCTCCTGGACGCCGACGACCGCCGCGAGATCCCCGCCGCCACCGAAGCGCTGCTCACCGACGCCGGACTCACCGCCGAACTCGTCCCCCACGAACTCGGCGGCCGCCTCATCCGCCCCGACCTCCTCGCCCAGGTCCTGCGCCCTCTCTTCCGCCGCGACGTCGCCCTCGGCTTCGGCCACGGCATCACCTCGCTGTTCGGCGCCTCCGCCGTCTGGGCGGCCGGCGACACCGCACAGCGGGAAGCGACCGCCCGCGTGCTCCTGGCCGGCGGCCGCACCCCGATCCTCCACCACGAACTCGCCCACGCCAACGCGATCCTGCGCGACGAGTTCACCGCACGACCCACCCCCGACGGCGGCTTCGTCCTGTCCGGACGCAAGGACGTCGTCATCAACGCCGACCGGGCGGACGCCTACGTCATGTACGCCCGTACGGCGTCCTCGACCGGCCCACGAAGCCACTCCGTGCTGCTGCTCGACCCCGAGCGGCTGCCGCCCGGCGGCCTGCGCCGGCTGCCGCGCGCCCTCACCCCGGGCATGCGCGGCAGCCGCTTCGCGGGCCTCGAGTTCACCGACTGCCCCGCCGGGGCCGACACCCTCGTCGGCGACCTCGGCGACGGCGTCCCGCTCGCCCTGCGCACCTACCAGGTCAACCGCTGCCTCATCCCCGCCACCGTCGTCGCCGGCGTCGACAGCGTCCTGCGCTTCGCCGTCCGCGCCGCCGTCACCGGACGGCCCGCCGGCGTCCCGCCCCGCCGCTGGCACACCGTGCTGGCCGGCGTCTTCGCCGACCTGCTCGCCTGCGACAGCATGGCCGTCACCGGACTGCGCGCCCTGAGCCTGCTGCCCGACAGCTCCCACCTGCTCGCCGCCGCCGTCAAGATGACCATGCCCGACCTGCTCCGCGAGGACCTCGAGGAGCTCTCCACCGTCCTCGGCGCGCACGGCTACGACCGCGGCCCGCGCTACGGCGGCTTCCAGAAACTCGTCCGCGACCTGCCCGTCGCCGGACTCGGCCACGCCGGCACCGCCGCCTGCCAGGCCGTCATCGTGCCCCAACTGCCCACCCTCGCCCGCCGCTCCTGGTTCCGCACCGACGAACCGGCCGGCCGGCTGTTCCTGCCCCGGGCGCCGCTGCCCGCCTTCGACTACCGCGCCCTCACCCTCACCGGCAGCGACGACGTCCTGACCGCGTCCCTGATCGGCACCGCCGAACGCCTCGCCCCCCTGCGCACCACCTCGGACGCCTGGGCCGCCCTCGCCGACCTCGCCGACGCGTTCGTCCAGGAGATGCGCGCCCTGCGCGAACAGTGCGCCGCCCTCCCCGACATCACCCACGCCGCACTCGTCGACCCCCGCGTCTGCGCCCTGGCCGACCGCTACGCCCTGGTCCTCGCGGCCGCCGCCTGCCTGGGCGTGTGGCAGGGCCAGGACGGCACCGGCACCTTCCTGTCCGACCCGGCATGGGCCGTCCTCGCCCTCACCCGCATCGGCCGCAGACTCGGCGTCCCGGTCCCCGAACTCCCCGGGAACACCACCAAGGCGGTCCTCGAAGAGGTGCTCGCGCGCTACCGGGACCACCGCAGCTTCGACCTGTACGACACACGGCTCGCCGGCTGA
- a CDS encoding aromatase/cyclase yields MSAERVHATTHEVNVAAPAGVVYGLISDAVQWPLFFPPNVHVERLEFDGASERLRMWATANGQVKSWTSRRVLDPARRRIEFRQELPASPVQSMGGTWIVEPLDANRSKLTLLHDFTVAGDAADDVAWVERATDTNSRAELDNLSRLAERWSQLDDLVLSFEDSVRVNGPAELVYDFLYRVADWPQLVPHVSRLELTEDQPGVQVMAMDTVTADGSTHTTESVRVCFPHAGRIVYKQTATPLLMAAHTGEWSVVPDETGVTVTSQHSVVLRPENIESVLGPDADVQTARRYVREALGRNSGATLALAKKHAESAVRVL; encoded by the coding sequence ATGTCCGCTGAGCGAGTGCACGCAACGACGCACGAGGTGAACGTGGCCGCGCCCGCCGGCGTGGTCTACGGCCTGATCTCCGACGCCGTCCAGTGGCCGCTGTTCTTCCCGCCCAACGTCCACGTGGAACGCCTGGAGTTCGACGGCGCCAGCGAACGCCTGCGCATGTGGGCCACCGCCAACGGACAGGTCAAGTCCTGGACCTCCCGCCGCGTCCTCGACCCCGCCCGGCGCCGCATCGAGTTCCGCCAGGAACTGCCCGCCTCCCCGGTGCAGTCCATGGGCGGCACCTGGATCGTCGAACCGCTCGACGCGAACCGGTCCAAGCTGACCCTGCTGCACGACTTCACCGTCGCCGGCGACGCCGCCGACGACGTCGCCTGGGTCGAACGCGCCACCGACACCAACAGCCGCGCCGAACTGGACAACCTCAGCCGGCTCGCCGAACGCTGGTCCCAGCTCGACGACCTCGTCCTGTCCTTCGAGGACTCCGTCCGCGTCAACGGCCCCGCCGAACTCGTCTACGACTTCCTCTACCGGGTGGCGGACTGGCCCCAGCTCGTCCCGCACGTCTCCCGCCTGGAGCTGACGGAGGACCAGCCCGGCGTCCAGGTCATGGCCATGGACACCGTCACCGCCGACGGCTCCACCCACACCACCGAGTCCGTCCGCGTCTGCTTCCCCCACGCCGGACGCATCGTCTACAAGCAGACCGCCACCCCGCTGCTGATGGCCGCCCACACCGGCGAATGGTCCGTCGTCCCCGACGAGACCGGCGTCACCGTCACCTCCCAGCACAGCGTCGTCCTGCGCCCGGAGAACATCGAGTCCGTCCTCGGCCCGGACGCCGACGTGCAGACCGCCCGCCGCTACGTCCGCGAGGCCCTGGGCCGCAACAGCGGCGCCACCCTCGCCCTCGCCAAGAAGCACGCGGAGAGCGCGGTCCGCGTCCTGTGA
- the fabG gene encoding 3-oxoacyl-ACP reductase FabG — MTAPSPATPPVALVTGATSGIGLAVARDLGRRGHRVFICARTALEVKQTVEDLRDEGLEAEGAAADVRCRDSVAALVRTVLDTYGPVTVLVNNVGRSGGGPTADIADELWYDVIDTNLNSVFLLTREVLKNGGLADATWGRIINIASTAGKQGVLLGAPYSASKHGVVGFTKALGKELAPAGITVNAVCPGYVETPLAERVRQGYAAAWDTTEEYVQEQFEAKIPLGRYTTPEEVAALVGYLTTEHAASITAQALNVCGGLGNV; from the coding sequence ATGACCGCACCGTCGCCGGCGACGCCGCCGGTCGCCCTGGTCACCGGCGCCACCAGCGGCATCGGCCTCGCCGTCGCCCGCGACCTCGGCCGCCGCGGCCACCGCGTCTTCATCTGCGCCCGCACCGCCCTGGAGGTCAAACAGACCGTCGAGGACCTCCGCGACGAAGGCCTGGAGGCCGAGGGCGCCGCCGCCGACGTCCGCTGCCGCGACTCGGTGGCCGCCCTCGTGCGCACCGTCCTGGACACCTACGGACCCGTCACCGTCCTCGTCAACAACGTCGGACGCAGCGGCGGCGGACCCACCGCCGACATCGCCGACGAACTCTGGTACGACGTCATCGACACCAACCTCAACAGCGTCTTCCTGCTGACCCGCGAAGTCCTCAAGAACGGCGGCCTCGCCGACGCCACCTGGGGACGCATCATCAACATCGCCTCCACCGCGGGAAAACAGGGCGTCCTGCTCGGCGCCCCCTACTCCGCCTCCAAGCACGGCGTCGTCGGCTTCACCAAAGCCCTCGGCAAGGAACTCGCCCCCGCCGGCATCACCGTCAACGCGGTCTGCCCCGGCTACGTCGAGACCCCGCTGGCCGAACGCGTCCGCCAGGGCTACGCCGCCGCGTGGGACACCACGGAGGAATACGTACAGGAGCAGTTCGAGGCCAAGATCCCCCTCGGCCGCTACACCACCCCCGAAGAAGTGGCCGCCCTGGTCGGCTACCTCACCACCGAACACGCCGCCTCCATCACCGCCCAGGCACTCAACGTCTGCGGCGGCCTGGGCAACGTCTGA
- a CDS encoding FAD-dependent oxidoreductase: MSDDRRPDVLVAGAGPVGLTAAHELARRGLRVRLVDAATGPARTSRAVAVHPRTLETLDQMGTAAPVIEAGRKNRAFTMFASGRRLVRLEADYRSMPTRHPYTVIIEQTRTEAVLRDAVARLGVEIEWGVRLTGLEQDTTTVRATLRHADGTEEICETPWLVGCDGGHSTVRKQLGLPLIGESRDTWLLADAPVRTDLEPDSIYWVHTGKQAMMMVPYARPGHWRLLDTAPRTPDAAGAAERIADRLTTGLGHQVHVGDPEWVSVFTFQQRMVPRMHQGRVFVAGDAAHVHSPASGQGMNTGIQEAYNLAWKLAMVHQGHAGPALLDTYSTERVPIGKQLLGSTRTATFLVQLKNALASLALPAVFTVVRAVPPLRRAIQRKVLGGMSGLRIDYATSPLTTGAGPEPVPVAAPVAAPVFVPRHRHVPAPGERAATATAREPASPGPRAFADELRDVRWTLLVAPGAHTAAGTPVRTATDAAARHGAWLSVRTVGDTTTPGPRPLPDPDGALRRALGLASGAWALIRPDGYLAAHGGLLTPRALDEALRPLSLTAPHQPHSTPESLLERASSGRRADRDTVDSTVGAPHKEAQR, from the coding sequence GTGTCCGATGACCGCCGGCCCGACGTCCTGGTCGCCGGCGCCGGCCCGGTCGGCCTGACCGCCGCCCACGAACTGGCCCGCCGCGGCCTGCGCGTCCGCCTCGTCGACGCCGCCACCGGCCCCGCCCGCACCAGCCGCGCCGTCGCCGTCCACCCGCGCACCCTGGAAACCCTCGACCAGATGGGCACCGCCGCACCCGTCATCGAAGCCGGCCGCAAGAACCGGGCGTTCACCATGTTCGCCTCCGGCCGCCGGCTGGTGCGCCTGGAGGCCGACTACCGCAGCATGCCCACCCGCCACCCCTACACCGTGATCATCGAGCAGACCCGCACCGAGGCCGTCCTGCGCGACGCCGTCGCCCGGCTCGGCGTCGAGATCGAATGGGGCGTACGGCTCACCGGCCTCGAGCAGGACACCACCACCGTACGAGCCACCCTGCGGCACGCCGACGGCACCGAGGAGATCTGCGAGACACCCTGGCTGGTGGGCTGCGACGGCGGCCACAGCACCGTACGCAAACAGCTCGGCCTGCCCCTGATCGGCGAGAGCCGCGACACCTGGCTGCTGGCCGACGCACCCGTACGCACCGACCTCGAACCCGACAGCATCTACTGGGTCCACACCGGCAAACAGGCCATGATGATGGTGCCCTACGCCCGCCCGGGCCACTGGCGGCTGCTGGACACCGCCCCCCGGACCCCCGACGCGGCCGGCGCCGCCGAACGCATCGCCGACCGCCTCACCACCGGCCTCGGCCACCAGGTCCACGTTGGCGACCCCGAATGGGTCTCCGTCTTCACCTTCCAGCAGCGCATGGTGCCCCGCATGCACCAAGGCCGCGTCTTCGTCGCCGGCGACGCCGCCCACGTCCACAGCCCGGCCTCCGGACAGGGCATGAACACCGGCATCCAGGAGGCCTACAACCTCGCCTGGAAACTCGCCATGGTCCACCAGGGCCACGCCGGCCCCGCGCTCCTGGACACCTACAGCACCGAACGCGTCCCCATCGGCAAGCAGCTCCTCGGCTCCACCCGCACCGCCACCTTCCTCGTCCAGCTCAAGAACGCCCTCGCCTCCCTCGCCCTGCCCGCCGTCTTCACCGTCGTACGCGCCGTGCCCCCGCTGCGCCGCGCCATCCAGCGCAAGGTCCTCGGCGGCATGTCCGGACTGCGCATCGACTACGCCACCAGCCCGCTGACCACCGGCGCAGGACCCGAACCCGTCCCCGTCGCCGCGCCCGTCGCCGCGCCCGTGTTCGTACCCAGGCACCGCCATGTGCCCGCCCCCGGCGAACGCGCCGCCACCGCCACCGCCCGCGAACCCGCCTCGCCCGGCCCGCGCGCCTTCGCCGACGAACTGCGCGACGTGCGCTGGACCCTGCTCGTCGCCCCCGGCGCCCACACCGCCGCCGGCACCCCCGTCCGCACCGCCACCGACGCCGCCGCCCGCCACGGCGCCTGGCTGTCCGTGCGCACCGTCGGCGACACCACCACCCCCGGCCCACGCCCCCTGCCCGACCCCGACGGCGCCCTGCGCCGCGCCCTGGGCCTCGCCTCCGGCGCCTGGGCGCTCATCCGCCCCGACGGCTACCTCGCCGCCCACGGCGGCCTGCTCACCCCCCGCGCCCTCGACGAGGCCCTGCGACCGCTGTCCCTGACAGCACCGCACCAGCCCCACAGCACACCTGAGTCCCTTCTCGAGCGGGCCTCGTCCGGCCGTCGAGCGGACCGGGACACCGTCGACAGCACCGTCGGCGCACCGCACAAGGAGGCACAACGATGA
- a CDS encoding antibiotic biosynthesis monooxygenase family protein, whose product MVTFVNKLTVHGDHDAFLAVRARLTAYMSAQPGYVSHQNLRALGAGNVHLEIAVWDSAEAHRAAVGSDGFRAIVADLKPLVTAEPAMYETEDAAAPLEAAGVR is encoded by the coding sequence ATGGTGACCTTCGTCAACAAGCTGACCGTGCACGGCGACCACGACGCCTTCCTCGCCGTCCGCGCCCGCCTCACCGCCTACATGTCCGCCCAGCCCGGCTACGTCAGCCACCAGAACCTGCGCGCCCTCGGCGCCGGGAACGTCCACCTCGAGATCGCCGTCTGGGACAGCGCGGAGGCACACCGCGCCGCCGTCGGCAGCGACGGCTTCCGCGCCATCGTGGCCGACCTCAAGCCACTGGTGACCGCCGAACCCGCCATGTACGAGACCGAGGACGCCGCCGCCCCGCTGGAGGCGGCCGGTGTCCGATGA
- a CDS encoding class I adenylate-forming enzyme family protein: protein MPRFTHPELPLDGLLRQAAVRDPDGTALTCGQHTLTYAELDARADRVAHYLLRATGRPGTTVGVANTLDAAFAATYYGTSRSGSTIALVNPLIGEAALRHVFTAAAIEIAFVPCATAELLTKMREQLPRLHTIVVTDADDGVVPADATPLHVALHGADDGPAAPAHGPADLSATVCVQFTTGTTGRPKGVRLTHRNLVANAHQIALAHGLGPDSVTLNHLPLFHVMHLNSAVCAGAAQVLCPDGDPLASLALAARTGATHYYGLPARLHRLAADPRPAASPDAVPALPRLTAVLSGGTALAPAAARRLSQLLGVPVVQGYGMAELSPLSHNQRLDDTRPGAVGHPLPGTESRIVGLDSREVADVWATGEVQVRGPQVMAGYLDDDEPSPIDADGWFSTGDIGYQDADGVLHLVDRLGDVFKYDNELVSPSAVERIIADDPRVAECVVVGWPDAVHGAVVWAGIVLRETPGPPQHAAHAVLDVLDAITEKANSRLAHFERIRRVEALDTVPRTPTGKPRRQELRRRLRDRAAAEAAA, encoded by the coding sequence GTGCCGCGATTCACGCACCCGGAACTGCCCCTGGACGGACTGCTGCGCCAGGCCGCCGTCCGGGACCCCGACGGCACCGCCCTGACCTGCGGGCAGCACACCCTCACCTACGCCGAACTCGACGCCCGCGCCGACCGCGTCGCCCACTACCTCCTGCGCGCCACCGGCCGGCCGGGCACCACCGTCGGCGTGGCGAACACCCTCGACGCCGCGTTCGCCGCCACCTACTACGGCACCAGCCGCAGCGGCAGCACCATCGCCCTGGTCAACCCGCTCATCGGCGAGGCGGCACTGCGGCACGTGTTCACCGCCGCCGCGATCGAGATCGCGTTCGTGCCCTGCGCCACCGCCGAACTGCTCACCAAGATGCGCGAGCAACTGCCCCGCCTGCACACCATCGTCGTCACCGACGCCGACGACGGCGTGGTCCCCGCCGACGCCACCCCGCTCCACGTCGCCCTGCACGGCGCGGACGACGGGCCGGCCGCACCCGCCCACGGACCGGCCGACCTGTCGGCGACCGTGTGCGTGCAGTTCACCACCGGCACCACCGGCCGTCCCAAGGGCGTGCGCCTGACCCACCGCAACCTGGTCGCCAACGCCCACCAGATCGCCCTCGCCCACGGCCTCGGCCCGGACTCCGTCACCCTCAACCACCTGCCGCTGTTCCACGTGATGCACCTCAACTCGGCCGTGTGCGCCGGAGCCGCGCAGGTGCTGTGCCCCGACGGCGACCCCCTCGCCTCCCTCGCGCTGGCCGCCCGCACGGGCGCCACCCACTACTACGGGCTCCCCGCCCGCCTGCACCGCCTCGCCGCCGACCCGCGACCGGCCGCGTCCCCCGACGCCGTCCCCGCCCTGCCCCGGCTCACCGCCGTCCTGTCCGGCGGCACCGCGCTCGCGCCCGCCGCCGCCCGCCGGCTGAGCCAACTGCTCGGCGTCCCCGTCGTCCAGGGCTACGGGATGGCCGAACTCTCCCCGCTGTCCCACAACCAGCGCCTCGACGACACCCGTCCCGGCGCCGTCGGACACCCCCTGCCCGGCACCGAGTCCCGCATCGTCGGCCTCGACTCGCGCGAGGTGGCGGACGTGTGGGCCACCGGCGAAGTGCAGGTCCGCGGACCGCAGGTGATGGCCGGCTACCTCGACGACGACGAACCCTCACCGATCGACGCCGACGGCTGGTTCTCCACCGGCGACATCGGCTACCAGGACGCCGACGGCGTCCTCCACCTCGTCGACCGGCTCGGCGACGTCTTCAAGTACGACAACGAACTCGTCTCACCGTCCGCCGTCGAACGGATCATCGCCGACGACCCCCGCGTCGCCGAATGCGTCGTCGTCGGCTGGCCCGACGCCGTGCACGGCGCCGTCGTATGGGCCGGCATCGTCCTGCGCGAGACCCCCGGGCCCCCGCAGCACGCGGCCCACGCCGTCCTCGACGTCCTCGACGCGATCACCGAGAAGGCCAACTCCCGGCTCGCCCACTTCGAACGCATCCGCCGCGTCGAAGCCCTCGACACCGTCCCGCGCACCCCCACCGGCAAACCCCGCCGCCAGGAACTGCGCCGCCGGCTGCGCGACCGCGCCGCCGCAGAAGCCGCCGCCTGA
- a CDS encoding serine hydrolase domain-containing protein produces MTQTTIDRPGVSALQEAVQGAADRLVQAGAAGVQFRVTRGDNSFVVTSGIAELGSDRPVPADGRFRISCITKPFVSVVVLQLVAEGRLDLDRTVESYLPGLLPYGEKITVRNLMQHTSGLYNYMDSFQKPGDRFLRDRYKHYEPEDLIAIAAAKPLEFEPGTKFAYCNTNYFIVGLLIKKITGRSYREEITERVLEPLGLKETTLPGDDPNIPGPHARGYMQIGGEPVDVTLMNPSEAGCAGEIISTTADLDRFFTALFSGELLNEPEFTEMTTPLPPEMIENLPMGIGYGLGIMKLENDDDLDLWGHGAGIPGYATFAATTRDRSARVQLSFTIGDKDFGPEAEQAVIRGVNTALCS; encoded by the coding sequence ATGACGCAGACGACGATCGACCGGCCGGGGGTCTCGGCTCTTCAGGAGGCCGTGCAGGGCGCGGCGGACCGGCTGGTCCAGGCCGGTGCGGCCGGCGTGCAGTTCCGGGTCACCCGGGGGGACAACTCCTTCGTCGTCACCTCGGGGATCGCGGAGCTGGGCTCGGACCGGCCGGTTCCCGCGGACGGCCGTTTCCGTATCTCGTGCATCACCAAGCCGTTCGTGTCCGTGGTGGTGCTGCAGCTGGTCGCCGAGGGCCGCCTCGACCTGGACCGCACGGTGGAGAGCTACCTGCCGGGGCTGCTGCCGTACGGCGAGAAGATCACCGTCCGGAACCTGATGCAGCACACCAGCGGCCTGTACAACTACATGGACTCGTTCCAGAAGCCGGGCGACCGGTTCCTGCGCGACCGCTACAAGCACTACGAGCCCGAGGACCTGATCGCGATCGCGGCGGCCAAGCCGCTGGAGTTCGAGCCGGGCACGAAGTTCGCGTACTGCAACACCAACTACTTCATCGTCGGCCTGCTCATCAAGAAGATCACGGGCCGCTCCTACCGCGAGGAGATCACCGAGCGGGTGCTGGAGCCGCTGGGGCTGAAGGAGACGACGCTGCCGGGCGACGACCCGAACATCCCCGGGCCGCACGCCCGCGGCTACATGCAGATCGGCGGCGAGCCGGTCGACGTGACGCTGATGAACCCCTCGGAGGCGGGCTGCGCGGGTGAGATCATCTCCACCACGGCGGACCTGGACCGGTTCTTCACGGCCCTGTTCAGCGGCGAGCTGCTGAACGAGCCGGAGTTCACCGAGATGACGACGCCGCTGCCGCCGGAGATGATCGAGAACCTGCCGATGGGCATCGGCTACGGCCTGGGCATCATGAAGCTGGAGAACGACGACGACCTGGACCTGTGGGGCCACGGCGCCGGCATCCCCGGCTACGCCACGTTCGCGGCCACCACCCGCGACCGATCCGCCCGGGTGCAGCTGTCGTTCACGATCGGCGACAAGGACTTCGGCCCGGAGGCCGAGCAGGCCGTCATCCGCGGTGTCAACACCGCCCTGTGCTCCTGA
- a CDS encoding SDR family NAD(P)-dependent oxidoreductase has product MTDQVRKSVVVTGGGTGIGAATARAFADDGAHVLIVGRSESTLKETADGHDRIRILVADVHDHDAPDLIVRTALEEFGRLDVLVNNAAVTGFASLDGLERESVRRQLGTNLLAPVFLTQAALDALEEAGGVVVNVSSAGSLGRRAWPENSVYGMAKVALDFLTRTWAVELAPRGIRSVGIAPGVVDTGVGVRAGMPAEAYEAFLAQMAERIPAGRVGRPEDIAWWIVQLTRPEAGYANGTVVAVDGALSVT; this is encoded by the coding sequence ATGACGGACCAGGTGAGGAAATCGGTCGTCGTCACCGGCGGCGGCACGGGTATCGGCGCTGCCACGGCCCGCGCTTTCGCGGACGACGGTGCGCATGTGCTCATTGTCGGACGCAGTGAATCGACGCTGAAGGAAACAGCGGACGGGCACGACCGGATTCGAATTCTGGTCGCCGATGTCCACGACCACGACGCGCCGGATCTCATTGTCCGGACGGCGCTCGAGGAATTCGGCCGTCTCGATGTTCTCGTGAACAATGCGGCCGTCACCGGATTCGCGTCCCTGGACGGTCTGGAACGCGAATCCGTGCGTCGGCAGTTGGGCACCAATCTCCTCGCGCCCGTATTTTTGACGCAGGCGGCCCTGGACGCGCTCGAGGAGGCCGGCGGGGTCGTGGTGAACGTCAGCTCGGCGGGTTCGCTGGGCCGCCGGGCCTGGCCGGAGAACTCGGTGTACGGGATGGCGAAGGTGGCGCTCGACTTCCTGACCCGCACCTGGGCCGTCGAGCTCGCGCCGCGCGGCATCCGGTCGGTCGGTATCGCGCCCGGTGTCGTGGACACCGGTGTGGGGGTGCGGGCCGGGATGCCGGCGGAGGCCTACGAGGCGTTCCTCGCGCAGATGGCGGAGCGGATCCCGGCGGGCCGGGTCGGCCGGCCGGAGGACATCGCATGGTGGATCGTGCAGTTGACCCGGCCGGAGGCCGGGTACGCCAACGGCACGGTCGTGGCGGTGGACGGTGCGCTGTCGGTGACCTGA
- a CDS encoding class I SAM-dependent methyltransferase has protein sequence MDTATTYKTKVTAAFNKAAAAYDRLGVEFFTPMGRRLVEHARPQPGQRLLDVGCGLGATLLPAADRIGPTGHALGIDIAEAMIEQAGQEARRQGIDNVELRVMDGEHPDLPARSFDLVLGSYSVIFLPDARAALARYADLLRDGGRIAFTSPVFHKDQFPFLPPLFSRWIPMSLLQHLPPAWHPEQLRRQLHSWLEDPADLEAALRQAGFTDTVITDEVVEMTAASGEDWVEWSHTQGMRLLWQHLPTDEAAALRTRLTGELDALRGADGLIRIDVPVRYVTATVAR, from the coding sequence GTGGACACCGCCACCACCTACAAGACGAAAGTCACCGCCGCCTTCAACAAGGCCGCGGCGGCCTACGACCGGCTCGGGGTCGAGTTCTTCACCCCCATGGGCCGCCGGCTCGTCGAGCACGCCCGCCCGCAGCCCGGACAGCGGCTCCTCGACGTCGGCTGCGGTCTGGGCGCCACCCTGCTGCCCGCCGCCGACCGGATCGGCCCCACCGGCCACGCGCTCGGCATCGACATCGCAGAGGCGATGATCGAACAGGCCGGCCAGGAGGCCCGCCGCCAGGGCATCGACAACGTCGAACTGCGGGTCATGGACGGCGAACACCCCGACCTGCCCGCCCGGTCCTTCGACCTCGTCCTGGGCAGCTACAGCGTCATCTTCCTGCCCGACGCCCGCGCCGCCCTCGCCCGCTACGCCGACCTGCTGCGCGACGGCGGCCGAATCGCGTTCACCAGCCCCGTCTTCCACAAGGACCAGTTCCCCTTCCTGCCGCCGCTGTTCAGCCGCTGGATCCCCATGTCGCTGCTCCAGCACCTGCCGCCCGCCTGGCACCCCGAGCAGCTGCGGCGCCAGCTGCACTCCTGGCTCGAGGACCCCGCCGACCTCGAAGCCGCTCTGCGGCAGGCCGGATTCACCGACACCGTCATCACCGACGAGGTGGTGGAGATGACCGCCGCGAGCGGCGAGGACTGGGTCGAGTGGTCCCACACCCAGGGCATGCGCCTGCTGTGGCAGCACCTGCCCACCGACGAGGCCGCCGCCCTGCGCACCCGCCTGACCGGCGAACTCGACGCCCTGCGCGGCGCCGACGGCCTCATCCGCATCGACGTCCCCGTCCGCTACGTCACCGCCACCGTCGCCCGCTGA
- a CDS encoding ester cyclase — translation MSSHIAAVRRMVEAYNTGKTDDVAEFIHPDYLNPATMEHMDLRGPDSFAMAVKWLKMTFSEEAYLEEVLIEERGDWVRANLVLYGRHVGNLVGMAPTGRRFSGEQIHLIRLVDGKIRDHRDWPDYQGTYRQLGSPWPEPNGWRD, via the coding sequence ATGAGCAGTCATATAGCGGCGGTGCGCCGCATGGTGGAGGCGTACAACACGGGAAAGACCGATGACGTCGCGGAATTCATCCACCCGGATTATCTGAATCCGGCGACGATGGAGCACATGGACCTGCGTGGTCCCGACTCGTTCGCGATGGCCGTGAAGTGGCTGAAGATGACCTTCTCCGAGGAGGCGTACCTCGAGGAGGTCCTCATCGAGGAGCGCGGCGACTGGGTGCGCGCCAACCTCGTTCTGTACGGCCGTCATGTCGGCAACCTGGTGGGCATGGCGCCGACCGGGCGCCGTTTCTCCGGGGAGCAGATCCATCTGATCCGCCTGGTCGACGGCAAGATCCGTGACCACCGTGACTGGCCGGACTACCAGGGCACCTACCGGCAGCTCGGGTCGCCGTGGCCGGAGCCGAACGGCTGGAGGGACTGA